In the genome of Spirochaetota bacterium, the window CACTCCATTGCTCGAATCCGTTTCAAGGCTACTTTTTTATTTGCACTCGAAGAATCGGGCGAAGACTGAAACCGTAAGCAGAACGCCGGGACTACTCTTTTATTCGCACCCGTAAGCGTTCACGGTGTATGGTCGTACTGTCAAAGATCAGTGAGGACGGCTACTTATGATGCAGCGTGCTGTTCCTCTTGATGCTCTCCGCCCCGCAGATGGGGCAGTGCGTGATGGAATTCTCGATGAGATCGTCGATGAAAGAAAGTTCATCGAGCTCGGAACGTTCGATGTCCGATTCGTCGATGTCCCACGTGTAGCGGCATTTTTTGCAGCTGAAGGACACGAGATATCCTTCGTACGTGGGATAACGGCCCTCGACCTTTCGATAGCCGTCGATCAGGTTCGCCATTGCCATATACAGCGATCTCCTTTGTCTTTTTTCGGTCAACGCAAGAAGTGTACTTTCTTGGTTTATCAGAGAGGCTATAATATAATAACGAATTCCCCTATTGTCAAATTTTTTACCGTTTAGATAATTCTGTTAACCGGCATGGCGGGCTATTTTCCTGCCGTCGGAAATCCACTCCCAGTAGCGTTTCGGCACAAAATGCGATAAAAGCCTTAAATTTTTGCGTTCTTTGATGTATTGAGATTCGTAATATACGTCAAAAATGCGCGATATTTCACTTTCCGGGGTGCCCTTGATGTCGACCGTATCGATGCGCTCCGGGGCCCCGGAAAAGTGCATATGCGTGCCGTTCTTGACAGCGATGGTGTTCCCCGGGTAGCGCTTTCTCAGGAAAATGAGGATCGCGTCGACGACATGGAAATCCGTCTGTATCTCCCCATAAAGCATATTGGGGCGCGGTGTTGACAGCCGTATGAAACCGAGGAGACGATGCCACTCCCGCATGGCCTGATTCGAGTATGCAAGGAAATGCGCATGCGTAACGGCCGACTTCTGCAGTACCGCATCGATGCCGCGGGAGAACGCTTCGCGGACGGTCTCGGCGATGATGCCCACGCGCTCATGCGCATGGTGACGCGATGCCCAGAACAAGTGGCGATGCATGACGGAGCGCTTGCGCGTATCGTACCAGCTTTTGTGAAAATCGCCGTATGCGGACTTATATCGTTTGGCGTCCGCCCGCATGTCCTTTGCATCGAGTACGACCGGGGCTGCGAGGGGGAGTCCGTCCGCATCGTCCCATAGTTCGGCATCCGCAAGGCGTGCAAACATGACCGCATGGAGTATGGAATCGGGGTCGCGCGGGAGTACGATCATCATAACGGGTCCTTGCCTGCGGTACCGGGAAGTTTATTGGCATTCGGAAAAATAGCAATATCAATGTTGCCGGCCGCTTGATGTCTATCGCAGATGTCGCGCTGTGGTATTGACGGTATGCGCTGTCGGGAATATACTGTCGCTCATGACATCTTCGATACAGAAAAACGATGGGTTGCTCAATCTGGTGATGGCACAGCTGAAACGGTACATGCCGGTGATAGCAGTCATCGCTGTGTTCGCCGCCGTCCTTGTCATTCTTTGGTCAATATTCGGCGTCAGATACCGCACAGTACGCCTGAAGCAGGCGCGTACGTTCATCGAAATGACCGCAAAGACGGATAAGGCATCATTCGAAAAGCTCATACTGTCAGTGACCAACGAGATACGCCGGCTCAATGCCGTGGTGAACGTGTATGATCCGAAAAGCGAGCTGTCGGAACTTAATCACCGCATCCTCAATGGCGGCAG includes:
- a CDS encoding FAD:protein FMN transferase, producing MVLTVCAVGNILSLMTSSIQKNDGLLNLVMAQLKRYMPVIAVIAVFAAVLVILWSIFGVRYRTVRLKQARTFIEMTAKTDKASFEKLILSVTNEIRRLNAVVNVYDPKSELSELNHRILNGGRRIQLSDEMARLLSEGLFYAKETGGKYDITIRPVMMLWGF
- a CDS encoding DUF4130 domain-containing protein gives rise to the protein MMIVLPRDPDSILHAVMFARLADAELWDDADGLPLAAPVVLDAKDMRADAKRYKSAYGDFHKSWYDTRKRSVMHRHLFWASRHHAHERVGIIAETVREAFSRGIDAVLQKSAVTHAHFLAYSNQAMREWHRLLGFIRLSTPRPNMLYGEIQTDFHVVDAILIFLRKRYPGNTIAVKNGTHMHFSGAPERIDTVDIKGTPESEISRIFDVYYESQYIKERKNLRLLSHFVPKRYWEWISDGRKIARHAG